DNA sequence from the Methanofollis formosanus genome:
CGCCGTCCTGGTGAGCGGAGACGGAGACTTCGCATCGGTGGTGAACGCCGTCAAAGACCTCGGGAAACACGTCGAGAACGTGCAGTTCCCGTCCGGGTGGTCGGCGCACCTGAGCGAGTGCTGCGACATCAGCACCGTCCTCGACGAGGAGTATCTTGAGGGGTGTTTTATGGAGTATCGGTGAGGGGGGACGGCGGAGCGCCCCCTGTTCGAAGAAACTTTCTTCGCATCGGGGGAAAACCACGACGAAGATAGGACGGGGAACGGCACCTCCTTCTTCAGGGTCATTGACCAGGCCTTCCCGACCCTATCGCCATCCCGGGGGTCCGGGGGCGGCGCTCCCAGCGGGAGCGTGAGGGGAGGCACGTCGATCGGATCGGCCACCCCCTCATCGCCGAATATTTTCCTGCCATCGCACATCGGGGGGCGTTGCCCCCCGGACCCCCACGATGAGGATAGGACGGGGGACGGCGATGGAACACACGCTCCATCGATCCTTCAGTTTTGAAAAGAGCAAGCACACGACGAAACATGTTCATCCCCTCTGCTTGAAGTGGATCAAACCTCAGGGTGAATTTTACACAACCCATCAAAAAATATTTCAACGCATGCCATCAATGACAGAAATGCCATGACTGCCACAAAACGGATCGTCGTCACGGAAACCGTATGGGCGGACCTCTCCCAGATGCGAGAGCCTGGCATGACGTTCTCAGAACTGATCGAGAGCATGATCGAGAACGAAAAAAAGCGGCGCCTTGTTGAGGACATTCAAAAGATCCAGGAGCAGGAAGATCTGGTGGAGATCGAGTTGTGACGTTTGTCGTGCTCTTCAGGCGGTCGGCTGCAGACTTCCTGAATTCGCTTCCCGAAAAATCGCAGCGGATCATAAAAGAGAAACTCGCTCTTCTCAAGACCGACCCCTATCCCGGAAAGACCGGCGGAAAAAAACGGCTCAATACCGAGGGGATGGAGGTGTACCGCCTCCACATCGGGAGATCGTTTACCGCCATCTACCTCATCCACACCGATACCGGTGAACCCTTCGTCGAGATCACCCACCTGATGACCATCGAACAGGCGCACAAACGATACGGGAGATTGTAAAGAGGTTTCGGGATCTGAGGATTCGGTTCCACGACTTTGTGAAATATTCTTGATGACGGGCTCTGCGGGGGGCTGGCCTCCCCCGGCGGGAGGATGAGGGAAGGTGTGATGATCAGCCGTGCCGCCCCTCAATTGTCGACTCTTCACCGCCATCTCGCACCGGGGCGTTGCCCCCCGGACCCCCACGGAACGAAGAGAGGTGGGGGCGGCGATGGATTAAGGTCTCCACCAGTTTTCCTGTCTTGAAAAAGAGCGATCAAGCGACGAGAAATGTTCATCCCATATGCTTGAGGCGTGCTCTCGCCTCATGCCCAATTTTACAAAGCCAAAAAAAAAGATCAGTTGCAACCGCTCCATCCGCAACTCTTGCAGATGCCCTGGTTGCACCCCTCGCCGAAATCGAGTTCGGCCCCGCACTCGGGACAGAGGTTCTTCGTCTTGCCCGGCCCGCTGATCTCGGTGACCGTCCAGTTGTCGAGGGTGGCGATCGTCTGCTTCGAGGCGGCGAGGTCGATGCACTTGCCGACGACGTCGGCACACGAGAGCCCCTCGGCCTCCGGGTTCTTGAGCGCGGCGATGCAGTTGACCTTCGCAAACTGCTTGACGAACTTCTGGTACGGCACCCCGTTCTGGAGACCGGTGGAGATGGACCGGCCGAGGGCGTTGGAGTTGGCCTCGCACCCGCCGCTCCCGACCGTCCTGATGAAGACCTCCCAGGGTTTGCCGTCCAGGAGGTTGACGGTGATGTACAGCCGGCAGCACCCGGACTGGCAGAGATAGGTCTTGCCCGCGAGTTCTTTCGGCCGCGGGGCCGCCACCTTCACCTCCACCTCGACGGCAGGCGCCGGTTTCTTCTCCTTGAGGGCAAGGACCACGTCCTCGCGGCTGCCCGTCCGGTAGATGGTCATCCCCTTGAGCCCGCTCTTCCATGCCATCAGGACCGCCTCGGCGATCTCCTCGCGAGTGGCGGCGTTGGGCATATTGATCGTCTTGGAGATGGAGGCATGGACGTGCTTCTGGAAGACCGCCTGCATCCGCACATGGTCGCGCCAGTCGATGTCGAGCGCCGTCCTGAAGAGGTGCCTGAACGATGCCGGGAGCCAGGCGACGTCGCGGACGGTGCCGGTCTCGTGGACGTGCTCGATCACCTCTTTCACCCGTGCTTCCTCCTCCTCGGCCGAGAAGCCCATCCCGCCGACGACCCGGCGGAGTTCGGCCTCGAAGATCGGGTGGAGGATCATGAACGTCTTGCCGACGGTGTTCTTGCGGGTGTAGGCGTAGGAGAAGACCGGTTCGATCCCGCTCGAACATCCGGCCAGGAGGGAGATGGTGCCGGTCGGGGCGATGGTGGTGAGCGCGGCGTTGCGCATCTCCGAGTCGCCCCAGACGCTCCCTTCGAACGCCGGGAAGGTGCCCTTCTCGCCGGCAAGCACGTGCGACTCCTCGATCGCCGTCTCGGTCACCAGGGCCATCACCTGCTCGCAGACCGCCCGGCCCTCGTCGGAGTCGTAGGGCATGCCGAGCATCAGGAGGGCGTCGTGGACGCCCATCAGCCCGAGCCCGATCTTCCGCGTCTTCCTGGTCGCCTCGCCGATCTGCGGGATCGGGAAAACGTTCTCGTCGATGACGGCGTCAAGGAACCGCACGGCCATCTTCGTCACCGTTTTCAGCCCGGCCTCGTCGATCGCTCCGTCCTTCACGTATTTCGCCAGGTTGATCGAGCCGAGGACGCAGGACTCGAAGGGGAGGAGCGGCTGTTCGCCGCAGTTGTGGGCCACAAACCCGTTGGCGTCGAAGGCGTTCACGCCCGGCACCTGCACGTCGTAGACCGCCTCGGTACCGGCGGCGGCGACCGATGCGACGGTCGCAACATACCGTTCCCTCTTCAGGTTCCGGGCATACTTCGCGAGGAGTTCGTTCAGTCTTGCGGCCTTTGTCTCGTCCCTGAACCCGACACGCTCCCGGAAGGTGAGGAGGTTCTCGCCGCTGACGACCAGGTCGTATTGGCTCCTGACGGCGTACGACTTCAGACCGCCCCGGCCGTCAGGGAGAGGGCGATGGCCCGCCGCACGGCGGCGGTAGATCGTGCTCCTGATGCCCATACGGAGAAGCATCCGCTGGGCGGCGAGAAGGAGCGGGCGGCTGCTCTGGGAGAGCCTGACCGTGACGCCCTTCGCGGGCGTGCCCTGCACCGAGCCGTCGGCGTCGAAGAGGCCGGCAAGGAAGCCGCGGTACCCGGCCGAGGAAGCCTGCTCGATCGCCGGGGTGATGCCCTTGGCGCCGGGCGCCATCCCCATCGCCGTGGCGAGGTCGCGGACGGCCGAGAGTTTGAGCCTGAACTCGTCGCGCCCTTCCACCGGGAACCACCCGGAGAAGTCGGCGCGGTGGTCCAGCGTCCTGGCACAGGTTTCCGCATGGGCCATCACCGGGGTGGGAGCACCGGCGGCCGACCAGACCGAGAGGACGGCAGCGTCTTTCTTGAGCGTGCCGTCGCCGACGAGCATTCCGAGGAGGTAACCCTGCTCCTCGGTGAGGGCGCCGTCCCACGCGGCACATGCCCGGTGGTCGTGGAGGAGGACGCGGTCGCCGGCGCAAAGGTCGCCGGCCCGCACCCATTCGGTCTCCATCCGGGAGCGGGTCATGGACTCGACCCGGCAGACCGGGTGGTCGGCGGTGAGGGCAAGTTGATACCCTTCGCCGGTGCAGAGGCGGAGCACCGCCTTTGCACCGGTCTGGAAGAACCCTTCGGGCCCGGAGGAGGCGGGCGTGCCGCAGACCACGGCGTCGAACCGGCGCCCGATGAGGTCGGCGACCTGCCGCGGGCCTTCGGTGGTCATGATCCAGGTGTCGGCGGTGACGCACGGGTTCGTGGTCTCGATGGTACCGAGGTGCGGGGCCGGGTTCGTCCGGTTGATCTCGTCGTAGAAGAGCACGCCGGGCTCGCCGTTCTTCCAGATGCCGTCGACGATCCCGTTCCAGATCTCGCCGACCGTGATCTCCTCGCCAGAGTAGGGATGGGTGATCCAGACCTTCTTGAACTGCTCAGACTCCACGAACTCCATGAACCGGTCGTTGACCATCACCGAGATGTTGAAGTTCGAGAGTTCGCCCTCGACGTTCTTCGCATGGATGAACCGCATGATGTCGGGGTGCCAGACATTGAGGATGCCCATGTTCGCACCCCGCCGCCGGCCGCCCTGTTTGATGACGTCGGTGGCGGCGTTGAAGACTTTCATGAACGAGATGGGGCCCGAGGCCACGCCGTCGGTGGACTGGACCGGGGCGCCTTCGGGACGGAGCCTGGAGAAGTTGTAGCCGGTGCCGCCACCGCTCTTGTGGATGAGCGCACCCCATTCGAGAGCATGGAAAATCTCGGGGATGGAGTCGCCGACCGGGAGGGTGAAACAGGCCGAGAGCTGCCCGATCTCGGTGCCGGCGTTCATCAGGGTGGGAGAGTTGGGGAGAAAGGAGAGCGAGCGCATCGCCTCGAAAAATTCTTCGCGTTCGGCCTCGTCGCGGGCAAGGGCGGAGGCCACTCTCCTGCAGATGTCTTCAAAGGTTTTTTCACCCTTGCGGAGGTAACGGGCCGCAAGGATACTGTCAACTACTGAATCGGTCATTGTGGTGCACCATAAAATACGAGTCGGAAACTGATCTCTAATCAGATCGGCGGGAGAGATAATTATTCTCACCCGCAGATCGGCAGGCACCTACTCAGAAGGATCGTCCTCCCTGAGATGACGCTGGATAAGTGCCCACGCGATGCTCATCCTGCCGGGAAGGTCGGGCAGGGCGTCGGGCGAGCACCAGCGCGCCTCCTCGACCTCCACGCCGTCGGGTCGCACCTCGCCGCCGGCGTACTCGGCGAAGAACCCGGCCATCAGGGAGTGGGGGAAAGGCCAGGGCTGGCTCCCGGCGTACCGGAGATGTGTGATGGAGACCCCGGTCTCCTCGGCGACCTCGCGGGCGGCGGCGTGTTCGAGGGTCTCGCCGGGCTCGACGAAACCGGCGATGAGGGAGAAGCGCCCCGGCGGGAAGCGGGGCGAGCGCACGAAGAGGACCTCGCGCCCGCGCCTGACCAGGACGATCACCGCCGGGGTGAGCGTGGGGTAGACCACCCCGCCGCACCGGGGGCAGACCTTCGCCACCTCGCCCTCTTTCCAGACGGCGGGCTCGCCGCACCTCCCGCAGAAGCGCGTCGTCCCGTCGAAGTGGACCAGTTGCACGGCCCGGCCCGCGACGGCGAGGCTCTCCTCGTCCACCCGCCCGAAGAGGTCGCGCAACCGCTGCGGGGTGAGGCCGGGCGGGACGACCTCCGCCCGGAGGGCATAGAGGGGAGCGCCGTCGAGGGCGCCAAGCGGGATGGCGTTTGAGGGGTCGAGGCCGTCGGGGAGGGACCGGAGAAGCGGCGAGCCTCCGCCGTCGCAGAAGACCTCGCCGCCGCGGACGAGGACCCACCCGGACGGCGCGGCGGCCGGCGGATCGGAATGGAAGGCGAGGCGCTCTACGGCAAAGTGCGGCACGAGCATGCGTTCATTCACCGGCATGGACCTTCTTCAACAGCCAGGCCATGTTCTGGCCCAGGTTTTGCATCGTCTCCAGCCCTTCCGCGTCCTCCTCCACCTCGCCGGGGCCGAGGCCGATGCCCAGGTTCCAGTACGAGGACCCGACGGTGATCATATTCGAGATCCCGAAGAGGTGGTTGATGGTGTCGAAGGCGTGGATCCCACCGGCGCGGCGGACGGCGACGACCGCCGCCCCGGGCTTGCGGGTGAAGAGCCCGCCGTTCGCGATGGAGACAAAACCGGCACGGTCGATGAGGGCCTTGGTCTCGGGTGAGACGTCGGCGAAGAAGGTGGGCGAGCCGATGATGATCCCGTCGGCCGCGGCCATCTTCGCGATGCACTCGTTGACGACATCGTTGTCGATGACGCACCGCCCATCCTTCTTCTCGAAACATTTCATGCATGCGGTACAGCCGTGGACGGGCTTGCCGCCGATATGCACGAGTTCAGTCTCGATACCTTCTTTCTCCAGTTCCAGCAGCACCTCCCTGAGGAGGCGGGCGGTGTTCCCGTCTTTGCGCGGGCTTCCGTTGAATGCAACGACTTTCATGACGATCGTCCTCTCGTGTATTCGGGCGATATATCGTTTTGGTCGGGTTAC
Encoded proteins:
- a CDS encoding flavodoxin family protein; its protein translation is MKVVAFNGSPRKDGNTARLLREVLLELEKEGIETELVHIGGKPVHGCTACMKCFEKKDGRCVIDNDVVNECIAKMAAADGIIIGSPTFFADVSPETKALIDRAGFVSIANGGLFTRKPGAAVVAVRRAGGIHAFDTINHLFGISNMITVGSSYWNLGIGLGPGEVEEDAEGLETMQNLGQNMAWLLKKVHAGE
- a CDS encoding antitoxin VapB family protein, translating into MTATKRIVVTETVWADLSQMREPGMTFSELIESMIENEKKRRLVEDIQKIQEQEDLVEIEL
- the nudC gene encoding NAD(+) diphosphatase, with the protein product MNERMLVPHFAVERLAFHSDPPAAAPSGWVLVRGGEVFCDGGGSPLLRSLPDGLDPSNAIPLGALDGAPLYALRAEVVPPGLTPQRLRDLFGRVDEESLAVAGRAVQLVHFDGTTRFCGRCGEPAVWKEGEVAKVCPRCGGVVYPTLTPAVIVLVRRGREVLFVRSPRFPPGRFSLIAGFVEPGETLEHAAAREVAEETGVSITHLRYAGSQPWPFPHSLMAGFFAEYAGGEVRPDGVEVEEARWCSPDALPDLPGRMSIAWALIQRHLREDDPSE
- a CDS encoding LAGLIDADG family homing endonuclease; the protein is MTDSVVDSILAARYLRKGEKTFEDICRRVASALARDEAEREEFFEAMRSLSFLPNSPTLMNAGTEIGQLSACFTLPVGDSIPEIFHALEWGALIHKSGGGTGYNFSRLRPEGAPVQSTDGVASGPISFMKVFNAATDVIKQGGRRRGANMGILNVWHPDIMRFIHAKNVEGELSNFNISVMVNDRFMEFVESEQFKKVWITHPYSGEEITVGEIWNGIVDGIWKNGEPGVLFYDEINRTNPAPHLGTIETTNPCVTADTWIMTTEGPRQVADLIGRRFDAVVCGTPASSGPEGFFQTGAKAVLRLCTGEGYQLALTADHPVCRVESMTRSRMETEWVRAGDLCAGDRVLLHDHRACAAWDGALTEEQGYLLGMLVGDGTLKKDAAVLSVWSAAGAPTPVMAHAETCARTLDHRADFSGWFPVEGRDEFRLKLSAVRDLATAMGMAPGAKGITPAIEQASSAGYRGFLAGLFDADGSVQGTPAKGVTVRLSQSSRPLLLAAQRMLLRMGIRSTIYRRRAAGHRPLPDGRGGLKSYAVRSQYDLVVSGENLLTFRERVGFRDETKAARLNELLAKYARNLKRERYVATVASVAAAGTEAVYDVQVPGVNAFDANGFVAHNCGEQPLLPFESCVLGSINLAKYVKDGAIDEAGLKTVTKMAVRFLDAVIDENVFPIPQIGEATRKTRKIGLGLMGVHDALLMLGMPYDSDEGRAVCEQVMALVTETAIEESHVLAGEKGTFPAFEGSVWGDSEMRNAALTTIAPTGTISLLAGCSSGIEPVFSYAYTRKNTVGKTFMILHPIFEAELRRVVGGMGFSAEEEEARVKEVIEHVHETGTVRDVAWLPASFRHLFRTALDIDWRDHVRMQAVFQKHVHASISKTINMPNAATREEIAEAVLMAWKSGLKGMTIYRTGSREDVVLALKEKKPAPAVEVEVKVAAPRPKELAGKTYLCQSGCCRLYITVNLLDGKPWEVFIRTVGSGGCEANSNALGRSISTGLQNGVPYQKFVKQFAKVNCIAALKNPEAEGLSCADVVGKCIDLAASKQTIATLDNWTVTEISGPGKTKNLCPECGAELDFGEGCNQGICKSCGWSGCN
- a CDS encoding type II toxin-antitoxin system RelE family toxin; protein product: MTFVVLFRRSAADFLNSLPEKSQRIIKEKLALLKTDPYPGKTGGKKRLNTEGMEVYRLHIGRSFTAIYLIHTDTGEPFVEITHLMTIEQAHKRYGRL